A genome region from Tolypothrix sp. PCC 7712 includes the following:
- a CDS encoding Uma2 family endonuclease, whose translation MISNLSWQDFEQILTDLGEKRSSRVTYYRGILEIMSPLALHERPHRIIADVVKAILDIQERDWEDFGSTTLKRPEIAGIEPDTCFYIQNAGRVQGCTNLDLTEYPPPDLAIESDVTSTTTLDAYEAMGIPEVWIYRNKQLKIYLLSNEGYVEASISPIFPDLPLTELIPQMVQKAIDRGTSKMLRDLKSQFRQL comes from the coding sequence ATGATCTCTAACCTCTCCTGGCAAGACTTTGAGCAAATTCTCACCGACTTAGGAGAAAAGCGCAGTAGTCGCGTCACTTACTACCGAGGGATTTTAGAAATCATGTCCCCACTAGCCTTGCATGAACGTCCCCACCGCATTATTGCCGATGTCGTCAAAGCTATTTTGGATATTCAAGAACGAGATTGGGAAGATTTCGGTTCAACTACTCTAAAACGTCCAGAAATTGCTGGTATTGAACCAGATACTTGCTTCTACATCCAAAACGCTGGCCGAGTACAAGGCTGTACCAATTTGGATTTAACAGAGTATCCACCGCCAGATTTAGCCATAGAGTCTGATGTTACCTCTACAACCACCCTTGATGCTTACGAAGCGATGGGTATTCCCGAAGTTTGGATTTACCGCAACAAACAGTTAAAAATATATCTTCTTTCTAATGAAGGCTATGTGGAAGCTTCCATCAGTCCCATCTTTCCGGATCTACCCTTAACCGAACTAATTCCTCAAATGGTGCAAAAAGCCATTGATAGAGGAACCAGTAAAATGTTGCGCGACTTGAAAAGCCAATTTCGCCAGCTATAA
- a CDS encoding phosphodiester glycosidase family protein, translated as MHHRYKVYIRRFLLAGLSSLLLAPALFYGWLCILRPSRSDRQQVLFQGIVYQRRAVSQMRPVMLHIVTIDLSAPGVKPLVTPGLPEKGKKTNARTTSEFLNEFKLQLAVNGSYFHHFYEKSPWDYYPHSGDPSYPLGEVISNGHRYSKPEENKAVLCFAQNNLAQIFANGKCPKDTFQAIAGQEMLVTEGKPVISHLQENKPYPRLAAAINQKGNKLWLIAVDGKQPFYSEGLTLTELTKTAIDLGADAAINMDGGGSVTLVMGKANGAKILNAPAHTKLPMRERPVGNHLGFYALPTSVNTAKSK; from the coding sequence ATGCATCATCGCTACAAAGTTTACATCAGAAGATTTTTGCTGGCAGGTCTTTCTAGCTTGCTTTTAGCACCCGCACTGTTCTATGGATGGTTGTGTATTTTACGTCCATCCCGAAGCGATCGCCAGCAAGTATTGTTTCAGGGAATTGTGTATCAACGTCGCGCTGTTTCCCAGATGCGTCCAGTGATGCTTCATATCGTCACTATTGACTTGAGCGCGCCGGGAGTCAAACCTTTGGTAACTCCCGGCTTACCTGAGAAAGGTAAAAAAACTAACGCCCGAACTACCTCAGAATTTCTGAATGAATTTAAGTTGCAATTGGCGGTAAATGGAAGTTATTTCCATCATTTTTATGAAAAATCTCCTTGGGACTACTATCCTCATAGCGGCGATCCTTCCTATCCTTTAGGAGAAGTCATTTCTAATGGACATCGTTATTCCAAGCCAGAAGAAAATAAGGCTGTGCTGTGCTTTGCCCAAAATAATCTGGCGCAAATCTTTGCTAATGGCAAATGCCCAAAAGATACATTTCAAGCCATTGCAGGGCAAGAAATGTTAGTTACTGAGGGCAAGCCTGTGATTTCTCATCTACAAGAAAATAAACCTTACCCACGTTTAGCAGCAGCAATCAACCAGAAGGGTAATAAACTCTGGCTAATTGCTGTAGATGGCAAACAACCTTTCTATAGTGAAGGATTGACTCTCACTGAATTAACCAAGACTGCTATAGATTTAGGTGCTGATGCTGCAATCAATATGGATGGTGGTGGTTCAGTCACACTAGTTATGGGAAAAGCTAATGGCGCAAAGATATTAAATGCTCCTGCTCATACCAAACTACCTATGCGGGAACGTCCAGTTGGCAATCATTTAGGTTTTTACGCTTTGCCGACATCTGTAAACACAGCTAAATCGAAATAA
- the argJ gene encoding bifunctional ornithine acetyltransferase/N-acetylglutamate synthase, with the protein MADWQEITGGITAPRGYRAAGITAGLKPSGLPDLALIWSDVEAIAAGVFTTSQVRAACVDYCRQRLQAKQNTRAILCNAGQANAATGTQGWFDALESAMTVGQALNIPSESVLLASTGVIGQRIKMDKLKAGIPQLVAALSETGSDAAAGAIITTDLVPKSIALETTIGDRPVRIGGIAKGSGMIHPNMATMLAFVTCDAVVSPALWQQMLSRAADRSFNSITVDGDTSTNDSLIALANGQSRTPAIIEMGTEAEKLEAMLTAVCQHLAKAIARDGEGATCLMEVQVTGAHDETSARQIAKTIAGSSLVKSAIFGRDPNWGRIAAAAGRAGVPFEQENLQIKLGDFLLLENGQPLSFDRAVASAYLKQAAAGAYLKEDTVLISVSVGNGYGTGKAWGCDLSYDYVKINAEYTT; encoded by the coding sequence ATGGCAGACTGGCAGGAGATTACAGGTGGTATCACAGCACCAAGGGGATATCGAGCAGCAGGGATTACCGCAGGTTTAAAGCCTTCGGGATTACCTGATTTAGCTTTGATATGGTCAGATGTGGAAGCGATCGCAGCAGGTGTGTTTACCACTAGTCAAGTTAGAGCCGCCTGTGTAGATTATTGTCGCCAACGCTTACAAGCCAAGCAGAATACACGGGCAATTCTCTGTAATGCTGGACAAGCAAACGCCGCTACAGGTACTCAAGGCTGGTTTGATGCTTTGGAATCAGCGATGACAGTAGGCCAAGCTTTGAATATCCCTAGTGAATCTGTGTTATTGGCTTCCACTGGGGTGATTGGACAGCGCATCAAGATGGATAAACTTAAAGCCGGAATTCCGCAACTAGTAGCTGCACTTTCAGAAACAGGCTCAGATGCAGCTGCGGGAGCAATTATCACTACAGATTTGGTGCCTAAATCCATTGCCTTAGAGACAACTATAGGCGATCGCCCGGTGCGAATTGGTGGAATTGCCAAAGGTTCGGGGATGATTCACCCAAATATGGCAACTATGCTGGCATTTGTTACCTGTGATGCAGTTGTATCGCCAGCACTTTGGCAACAAATGTTGAGTCGCGCCGCCGACAGAAGCTTTAATTCCATTACCGTTGATGGTGATACCAGCACCAATGACAGCTTAATCGCCTTAGCCAATGGACAATCCCGCACTCCAGCGATTATCGAAATGGGGACAGAAGCGGAAAAACTAGAAGCGATGTTAACAGCAGTATGCCAGCATTTAGCAAAAGCGATCGCCCGTGATGGTGAAGGTGCAACTTGTCTAATGGAAGTGCAAGTTACAGGGGCCCATGATGAAACTTCAGCGCGTCAAATCGCTAAAACTATTGCAGGTTCATCCTTAGTGAAATCTGCAATTTTTGGCCGCGATCCTAACTGGGGAAGGATAGCCGCCGCCGCTGGACGTGCAGGTGTACCCTTTGAGCAAGAAAATTTGCAAATCAAGCTAGGGGATTTTTTACTTTTAGAAAATGGTCAACCGCTATCATTTGATCGTGCAGTAGCGAGTGCTTATTTAAAACAAGCCGCAGCAGGTGCTTATCTCAAAGAAGATACAGTATTAATCTCTGTGAGCGTTGGTAATGGTTATGGTACTGGTAAAGCTTGGGGTTGTGACTTGAGTTACGACTATGTGAAAATTAACGCCGAATACACTACTTGA
- a CDS encoding site-2 protease family protein, with product MNGTIRVGNLFGIPFYIHPSWFLVLGLVTWTYSSGLMGQFPQLSGGLALVLGLMTALLLFASVVAHELGHSFVAIRQGIDVKSITLFIFGGLASLEKESKTPGEAFWVAIAGPLVSLLICGLTTGIGYATAATGPLAAILGVLAAVNLALALFNLIPGLPLDGGNILKALVWKITGNPYKGVTFASRVGQIFGWVAIASGLLPILFFGSFANIWNLLIGFFLLQNAGNAAQFARVQEKLTGLTAADVVTPNSPIVSANLTLREFADERILSGEQWHRFLVTDDEGQLVGAIAAHDLRTIPTAEWSETQVKQVMRPIAESTTVQSDKPLVEVVQLLEQQQISALPVIRENGVLVGILEKAAIIQLLQRRSQFNPA from the coding sequence ATGAATGGCACAATACGCGTTGGTAATCTCTTTGGGATTCCCTTCTATATCCATCCGTCGTGGTTTTTAGTTCTGGGTTTAGTAACTTGGACTTATAGCAGCGGACTGATGGGGCAATTCCCGCAATTATCTGGAGGACTAGCTTTAGTACTAGGATTGATGACAGCGCTGTTGTTATTTGCCTCTGTCGTCGCCCATGAATTAGGACATAGCTTTGTAGCTATTCGCCAAGGAATTGATGTTAAATCAATCACATTATTTATCTTTGGTGGTTTAGCCAGCTTAGAGAAAGAATCGAAAACCCCTGGTGAAGCTTTTTGGGTAGCGATCGCAGGGCCGTTAGTTAGTCTCTTAATCTGCGGTTTAACTACAGGTATTGGTTACGCTACAGCCGCCACCGGGCCACTCGCAGCAATATTAGGTGTGTTAGCTGCTGTTAACCTGGCATTAGCGCTATTTAACCTCATTCCTGGCTTGCCCTTAGATGGGGGTAATATACTGAAAGCCTTAGTTTGGAAGATTACAGGCAATCCTTATAAAGGCGTGACTTTTGCCAGCCGAGTTGGACAGATATTTGGTTGGGTTGCGATCGCTTCTGGTTTACTTCCCATACTATTCTTCGGTAGCTTTGCGAATATCTGGAACTTGTTAATCGGGTTCTTCTTGCTGCAAAACGCAGGTAACGCCGCGCAATTTGCTAGAGTCCAAGAAAAACTCACAGGTTTAACTGCTGCGGATGTTGTCACCCCAAATAGTCCGATTGTTTCTGCTAACCTAACTCTTAGAGAATTCGCTGATGAACGCATCTTAAGTGGCGAACAATGGCATCGCTTCTTAGTAACCGATGATGAAGGACAATTAGTAGGTGCGATCGCAGCTCATGATTTGCGAACCATCCCTACAGCCGAGTGGTCAGAAACTCAAGTTAAACAAGTAATGCGACCAATTGCAGAATCTACCACAGTCCAATCAGACAAGCCATTAGTAGAAGTAGTTCAGCTACTTGAACAACAACAAATCTCTGCACTTCCTGTAATTCGTGAAAATGGCGTACTCGTGGGAATTTTAGAGAAAGCTGCGATTATCCAACTACTACAACGCAGATCTCAATTTAACCCTGCATAG
- a CDS encoding PIN domain-containing protein, whose product MSLFLLDTNIISEPLKLQPNPTIISMLQRYQGEVTISSVTWHELLFGCYRLPASRKRERIEQYLQDIIEPNIPILPYNVAASEWFALARARLTLIGKPPAYADG is encoded by the coding sequence TTGAGTCTTTTCTTATTGGATACTAACATCATCTCTGAACCATTGAAGTTACAACCGAATCCGACTATTATCTCTATGTTGCAACGGTATCAGGGAGAAGTTACTATTTCCTCAGTTACATGGCATGAATTATTATTTGGTTGCTATCGTCTGCCAGCTTCTAGAAAGCGAGAGAGAATTGAGCAGTATTTGCAAGATATAATTGAACCAAATATTCCCATTCTTCCCTACAATGTCGCCGCATCTGAATGGTTTGCCCTAGCACGAGCAAGGTTGACATTAATTGGTAAACCTCCAGCTTATGCAGATGGATAA
- a CDS encoding type II toxin-antitoxin system Phd/YefM family antitoxin, protein MSQQYSIEEIPVNFNRIIEEVEQGEPIQITRQGQQVAVILSSAEYERLLNKSPRFWESVTKFRQEIIEEGIDINPDEVWQDVRDKSSGREVNL, encoded by the coding sequence ATGTCTCAGCAATATTCAATTGAAGAAATTCCGGTTAACTTTAACAGAATTATTGAAGAAGTTGAACAAGGCGAACCGATACAGATTACACGGCAAGGTCAGCAAGTAGCAGTTATTCTGTCATCTGCAGAATACGAGAGATTGTTGAATAAAAGCCCTCGTTTTTGGGAATCTGTCACAAAATTTCGCCAAGAAATCATAGAAGAAGGCATCGATATTAATCCCGATGAAGTATGGCAGGATGTACGCGATAAATCTTCTGGGCGTGAGGTGAATCTTTGA
- a CDS encoding 2TM domain-containing protein produces the protein MTAFEPKSIRSYSQEEVQQILQLAIASHAENIDREFSYQELIEIAAELEISPDTLQLAERDWQVQQSEVQRRQVFNLYRRGRFKKRLGNYAIVNAFFILVDLISGGGVSWALYILLFCSFLVGLDIWNTFQTQGEDYEKAFQRWNRTHQIKQTINSVLNRCFKALQT, from the coding sequence ATGACGGCATTTGAACCAAAAAGCATCCGTTCTTATAGCCAAGAAGAGGTACAGCAGATTCTCCAGTTGGCGATCGCAAGTCATGCTGAAAATATAGATAGAGAATTTTCCTATCAGGAGTTAATAGAAATCGCCGCTGAGTTAGAAATTTCTCCAGATACCTTACAACTAGCAGAACGCGACTGGCAAGTGCAACAGAGCGAAGTGCAACGTCGGCAAGTTTTTAACCTTTACCGCCGAGGTAGATTTAAAAAGCGTTTGGGCAATTATGCGATCGTCAATGCTTTTTTTATCCTAGTTGATTTAATTAGTGGTGGCGGTGTCTCTTGGGCACTGTATATTTTGCTATTCTGTAGTTTCTTGGTGGGGCTTGATATCTGGAATACCTTCCAAACTCAAGGTGAAGACTACGAAAAAGCTTTCCAACGCTGGAATCGCACACACCAAATTAAACAAACTATCAATTCAGTTTTGAATAGGTGTTTTAAAGCATTGCAGACTTAA
- a CDS encoding ROK family protein: MTSILALDFGGTKLAAATVNVGSRQWLRYERRLSPAIANGQPWRGTGGMAGEIGHIVVDPAGPVCLCGKRGCVERLASGPYMVQNAREALTAQPKLWEGKILRSLVEDNLELLTGQLISQAAAAGDDLAVEVLRKSAWALGTGIGNIANLVNPQLFILGGSVTKAGTQWWEVLRQVARETALPEVDFEIVSAALADDAPLWGAVALAELKLAN, encoded by the coding sequence ATGACATCAATATTAGCTCTCGACTTTGGCGGAACTAAGTTAGCCGCAGCAACGGTAAATGTTGGTTCTCGACAATGGCTGCGTTATGAACGTCGCCTATCACCAGCGATCGCTAATGGTCAGCCTTGGCGCGGTACAGGGGGGATGGCTGGAGAAATTGGACATATTGTAGTAGACCCAGCTGGCCCGGTATGTTTATGTGGTAAACGTGGATGTGTGGAACGTTTGGCTTCCGGCCCCTACATGGTGCAAAATGCCAGGGAAGCTTTAACAGCACAGCCGAAACTCTGGGAAGGAAAGATATTGCGGAGTTTGGTAGAGGATAATTTAGAACTATTAACAGGACAATTAATCAGTCAAGCGGCTGCTGCTGGGGATGATTTAGCTGTAGAGGTTTTACGCAAATCTGCTTGGGCTTTAGGTACAGGTATAGGTAATATAGCAAACTTAGTCAACCCGCAATTATTTATCTTAGGTGGGAGTGTAACTAAAGCTGGCACTCAATGGTGGGAAGTTTTACGTCAGGTAGCAAGAGAAACAGCACTACCAGAAGTTGATTTTGAAATTGTTTCAGCGGCTTTAGCTGATGATGCGCCTTTATGGGGTGCTGTTGCTTTAGCAGAATTAAAATTAGCTAACTAA
- a CDS encoding TIGR03792 family protein, protein MVIEFLKFKIPSQMQEIFIQKDAEIWTTALAQYSGFLGKEVWLNPQDPTEIIFVIRWATKEQWQAIPLEELAAIEQKFAVALGDTYELVESAEYQQGLGGKG, encoded by the coding sequence ATAGTTATAGAATTCCTTAAGTTTAAAATTCCTTCCCAGATGCAGGAAATCTTTATCCAGAAGGATGCGGAAATCTGGACAACAGCCCTTGCTCAATATTCTGGGTTCCTGGGTAAAGAAGTTTGGCTGAATCCCCAAGATCCTACAGAAATTATATTTGTGATTCGTTGGGCAACAAAAGAGCAATGGCAAGCTATACCGCTAGAAGAATTAGCAGCTATTGAACAAAAGTTTGCTGTAGCCTTGGGAGATACTTATGAGTTGGTGGAGTCAGCAGAGTATCAACAAGGTTTGGGGGGAAAAGGTTAA
- a CDS encoding Mut7-C RNAse domain-containing protein, which yields MAITYFHFYAELNDFLPRNKRRVKIIHNFGERASIKDMIESLGVPHPEVDAIEVNNNYVDFSYIVQDGDIINVYPISETNTSSISVRPQPLSIIRFVLDIHLGKLATSLRLLGFDTLYRNDYGDEELAEVSHSQERILLTRDKGLLMRSLVTHGYYVRSTNPQQQIIEILRRFDLFKLVSPFQRCLRCNGLLESIAKETIMHLLPESVQLQNQEFHRCQSCAQIYWKGTHYERLQQFIDGVLDSEKTEQFNHEHH from the coding sequence ATGGCTATTACTTATTTCCACTTTTATGCAGAATTAAACGATTTTTTACCACGCAATAAAAGGCGAGTCAAAATCATACATAATTTTGGGGAAAGAGCCTCAATTAAAGATATGATTGAGTCGTTAGGTGTTCCCCATCCAGAAGTTGATGCTATTGAAGTAAATAATAATTATGTAGATTTTTCTTATATTGTTCAGGATGGAGACATTATCAATGTTTATCCTATCTCTGAGACAAATACATCCAGTATTTCTGTGCGTCCGCAACCACTGAGTATTATTCGCTTTGTTTTAGATATTCATTTAGGTAAGTTAGCCACATCTTTAAGACTGTTAGGTTTTGATACTTTATATCGTAATGATTATGGTGATGAAGAATTAGCTGAAGTTTCTCACAGCCAAGAACGGATTCTTTTGACACGTGATAAGGGTTTATTAATGCGTAGTCTTGTAACGCATGGTTATTACGTTAGAAGCACAAATCCTCAACAGCAAATCATAGAAATACTACGACGCTTTGATTTGTTTAAGTTAGTATCACCCTTTCAAAGATGTTTGCGTTGCAATGGCTTGCTTGAATCGATAGCGAAGGAAACTATCATGCATCTACTTCCTGAAAGTGTGCAATTACAAAATCAGGAATTTCATCGTTGCCAAAGCTGCGCTCAAATTTATTGGAAAGGAACCCATTATGAACGGTTGCAACAGTTTATTGATGGAGTCTTAGATTCGGAAAAAACTGAGCAATTCAATCATGAGCATCATTGA
- a CDS encoding FKBP-type peptidyl-prolyl cis-trans isomerase, with protein MKAIILSVGLMLACVVVLVLAQIGGSKQDSAIAANLSQPTPAAIAVPENNTLIASNTMSDANAVTTPSGLKYIELKEGTGATPQTGQKVVVHYTGTLKDGTKFDSSRDRNRPFEFNIGRGQVIKGWDEGLSTMKVGGSRQLIIPPELGYGARGAGGVIPPNATLIFDVELLDVN; from the coding sequence TTGAAAGCAATTATACTCAGCGTTGGATTAATGCTGGCGTGTGTTGTGGTTTTAGTATTAGCGCAAATTGGCGGCAGTAAACAAGACTCTGCCATTGCTGCTAATCTCAGCCAACCAACACCAGCAGCCATAGCTGTCCCTGAAAACAATACCTTGATTGCGAGCAATACTATGTCTGATGCCAATGCTGTCACTACCCCTTCTGGATTGAAGTACATTGAACTAAAAGAGGGGACTGGTGCAACTCCTCAAACCGGACAAAAGGTTGTAGTTCACTACACCGGCACTCTAAAAGATGGTACAAAGTTTGATAGTTCACGCGATCGCAATCGTCCTTTCGAGTTTAATATCGGACGCGGACAAGTGATCAAAGGCTGGGACGAAGGACTCAGTACAATGAAAGTCGGCGGTAGTCGTCAGCTAATTATCCCGCCAGAGTTAGGTTATGGCGCTCGTGGTGCTGGTGGTGTAATTCCACCCAACGCTACCCTGATTTTTGACGTGGAATTACTAGATGTTAACTAG
- a CDS encoding serine/threonine-protein kinase produces the protein MICCLNPDCPNPQNPEGSHFCLSCGTGLVYLLRNRYRIIQPIGRGGFARTYLAEDIDKLNEKCVVKQLVRGQFYSGGGSDAQKKATELFEREAKRLQELGKHDQIPTLLAYFKENDYLYVVQELIEGQNLLQELKQQGVFDETKIRQLLSDLLPVLNTIHEQQVIHRDIKAENIIRRQHDGKLVLIDFGVSKQKTEAANTAPGTIIGSLGYAPIEQLQLGTAYPSSDLYSLGITCFHLLTNVTPSQLWMKQGFSWTNNWRSQLSQPISQELGLILDRLMPENHEQRYQSAQAVLLDLNVQPGLNPKVPHTIFSPEQLFQSRGRIPQQTNQSVSHISLSELLPGAVIVGTGSSFLAIVLLSFLGTTLISSGLWLIILGFVIFIQSRPVFEKSYLFLIALITNLFIVFIFQRWQIINPLRSGINGLIVAFLLIILAGLLAFILSGTSQLMNKLMSKYF, from the coding sequence ATGATCTGCTGCCTAAACCCCGATTGTCCAAATCCTCAAAATCCTGAAGGCTCCCACTTTTGTTTAAGCTGTGGAACAGGATTAGTGTATCTACTAAGAAATCGTTATCGTATTATCCAACCAATTGGCAGAGGAGGGTTTGCACGTACTTATCTAGCAGAAGATATAGACAAGCTCAACGAGAAATGTGTTGTTAAACAGCTAGTTCGCGGTCAATTTTACAGTGGTGGCGGTAGCGATGCTCAAAAAAAAGCAACTGAGTTGTTTGAGAGAGAAGCTAAACGCTTACAAGAGTTAGGAAAACATGACCAAATCCCCACACTTTTAGCTTACTTTAAAGAAAATGACTACCTGTATGTAGTGCAAGAGTTGATTGAGGGACAAAATCTGTTGCAGGAGTTAAAGCAGCAGGGAGTATTTGATGAAACAAAAATTCGTCAGCTATTAAGTGACTTGTTACCTGTTCTGAATACCATCCACGAACAACAAGTTATCCACCGCGATATTAAAGCCGAAAATATTATTCGCCGTCAACATGATGGTAAGTTAGTGTTGATTGATTTTGGTGTATCCAAGCAAAAAACAGAAGCAGCAAACACAGCACCAGGAACAATTATCGGTTCTTTGGGCTATGCACCAATAGAACAACTGCAGTTAGGTACTGCTTACCCGTCTAGCGATTTATATAGTTTGGGAATCACTTGTTTTCATCTGCTGACTAACGTGACTCCATCCCAACTATGGATGAAGCAAGGTTTTAGCTGGACTAATAATTGGCGCAGTCAATTGTCGCAACCAATTAGTCAGGAATTAGGGCTGATTCTCGATAGGTTAATGCCAGAAAACCACGAGCAACGTTATCAATCTGCTCAGGCAGTATTATTAGATTTAAATGTTCAGCCAGGTTTAAATCCCAAGGTACCACATACCATCTTTTCACCAGAACAGTTATTTCAATCACGGGGACGGATTCCCCAACAAACTAACCAAAGTGTTTCACACATATCGCTATCAGAACTATTACCTGGGGCTGTGATTGTAGGTACAGGTAGTTCTTTTTTAGCTATTGTCTTACTGAGTTTTTTAGGAACTACGTTGATTAGTTCGGGGTTATGGTTGATAATTTTAGGATTTGTAATTTTTATTCAATCTCGCCCTGTATTTGAGAAGAGTTATTTATTTTTAATTGCGCTAATAACCAATTTATTTATCGTGTTTATCTTCCAGCGCTGGCAAATTATTAATCCTTTACGCTCAGGCATTAATGGGTTGATAGTTGCGTTTTTGTTAATTATTTTAGCTGGCTTGTTGGCATTTATTTTGTCGGGTACATCACAGTTAATGAATAAACTAATGTCTAAATATTTCTGA
- a CDS encoding phasin family protein, which produces MDNNNWMQQLVMLGIGTTSLVADKLRQVSDELVKDGKLNPEQAKAVMDDIVQQLRSEQGTWETQMQRQMRNMMQDLGVARQSEVDELRGRIDRLERQVRDLENKLWR; this is translated from the coding sequence ATGGATAATAACAATTGGATGCAGCAGTTAGTAATGCTTGGTATTGGCACAACATCTTTAGTAGCTGACAAACTGCGACAAGTCAGTGATGAATTAGTCAAAGATGGCAAGCTGAATCCTGAGCAAGCAAAAGCTGTGATGGATGATATTGTACAGCAGTTGCGATCAGAGCAAGGCACTTGGGAAACTCAGATGCAACGGCAAATGCGTAATATGATGCAAGATTTAGGAGTAGCTCGTCAGTCAGAGGTAGACGAGCTACGGGGTAGAATTGACCGTTTAGAACGTCAAGTGCGGGATTTAGAAAATAAGCTTTGGCGTTAG